Proteins from a genomic interval of Bombus affinis isolate iyBomAffi1 chromosome 14, iyBomAffi1.2, whole genome shotgun sequence:
- the LOC126924476 gene encoding synaptic vesicle glycoprotein 2C-like isoform X1 → MKIRFCIGMAVGAFVFGIIIDASGRKGSIPATMIAVFCATISLSFAQTTFLIYLSIFVLGLGLAGNNVVLRVYVIEFLPMKRRGFCLVALDVLGVIGYVSALGLSWLLVPSIVRLQNKKFRPNSWRVLIGLGGIPNLIMACATSLLPASPRYLLYRRRYEEALTVLRQIYAINNSKHADTYTLRTLDNCVRPDEEDEEDTGNVSKIVRKFCIKTRKRIRKICSTPFKCTTILGLCINLLQFPGIIWVALWNTQLFQETENFNKSAKKNSTCVVDIENLALGFLHNCQEIDTDRFRILFYLSLSYILGEILLLIGIDVIGRKIFLVLSGLVGTAACLGLLFTVHNIVQIVLSLIILAVYAIGRTTASILLLENYFTGVRGTIIGLSRIFPYLVGSFTKLFLNIQCITSIYIMSGILLSAAVAGSRMPDLTRLPMQE, encoded by the exons atgaaaataagatTTTGTATAGGAATGGCTGTAGGAGCATTTGTATTCGGAATAATAATCGATGCAAGTGGACGTAAAGGATCGATTCCCGCCACTATGATCGCTGTGTTTTGCGCCACTATCAGTTTATCCTTTGCGCAAACTACTTTCCTGATATACCTTTCAATATTTGTACTTGGACTGGG attAGCTGGTAATAACGTGGTTTTAAGAGTATATGTAATCGAATTTTTGCCCATGAAACGAAGAGGCTTTTGTTTAGTTGCTTTGGATGTATTAGGAGTTATTGGTTATGTGTCTGCTTTAG GATTGTCATGGCTATTGGTGCCTTCGATTGTGCGATTACAAAACAAAAAATTTCGACCAAATTCTTGGCGAGTCCTTATAGGATTAGGAGGTATACCAAATTTGATCATGGCATGTGCGACTAGTTTATTACCGGCAAGTCCTAGATACTTGCTTTATCGGCGTCGGTACGAAGAAGCGCTAACTGTATTACGGCAGATCTATGCAATTAATAATTCGAAGCATGCCGATACTTATACA TTACGTACTTTAGACAATTGTGTTCGACCAGACGAGGAAGATGAAGAAGATACAGGAAATGTGAGTAAAATAGTACGGAAATTCTGTATAAAAACACGCAAACGAATCCGCAAGATATGCAGCACACCATTTAAATGTACCACGATATTAGGACTTTGTATCAACCTTTTACAATTTCCAGG AATCATTTGGGTTGCTCTTTGGAATACGCAATTGTTTCAAGAAACAGAAAACTTTAACAAATCGGCAAAGAAGAATTCTACATGCGTTGTCGATATAGAGAACTTGGCATTAGGATTTTTGCACAATTGTCAAGAAATAGACACGGATCGTTTTAGAATTCTTTTCTATTTATCTTTGAGCTACATATTAGGAGAAATTTTGTTGCTAATTGGCATCGATGTTATTggtagaaaaatatttctag tactTTCAGGATTAGTGGGAACAGCCGCGTGTCTTGGTTTATTATTTACAGTTCATAATATAGTACAAATCGTTCTTTCACTGATCATACTAGCAGTTTACGCGATTGGTCGTACGACAGCTTCGATACTTTTACTGGAAAATTATTTTACCGGCGTAAG GGGTACGATTATCGGTTTATCCAGAATATTTCCCTACTTGGTTGGTAGTTTTACTAAACTCTTTCTAAATATACAATGTATTACTAGTATCTACATTATGTCAGGAATTTTGTTGA GTGCTGCTGTTGCAGGGTCACGAATGCCTGACCTAACCCGATTACCGATGCAAGAATAG
- the LOC126924476 gene encoding synaptic vesicle glycoprotein 2C-like isoform X2: protein MRLAGNNVVLRVYVIEFLPMKRRGFCLVALDVLGVIGYVSALGLSWLLVPSIVRLQNKKFRPNSWRVLIGLGGIPNLIMACATSLLPASPRYLLYRRRYEEALTVLRQIYAINNSKHADTYTLRTLDNCVRPDEEDEEDTGNVSKIVRKFCIKTRKRIRKICSTPFKCTTILGLCINLLQFPGIIWVALWNTQLFQETENFNKSAKKNSTCVVDIENLALGFLHNCQEIDTDRFRILFYLSLSYILGEILLLIGIDVIGRKIFLVLSGLVGTAACLGLLFTVHNIVQIVLSLIILAVYAIGRTTASILLLENYFTGVRGTIIGLSRIFPYLVGSFTKLFLNIQCITSIYIMSGILLSAAVAGSRMPDLTRLPMQE from the exons ATGAG attAGCTGGTAATAACGTGGTTTTAAGAGTATATGTAATCGAATTTTTGCCCATGAAACGAAGAGGCTTTTGTTTAGTTGCTTTGGATGTATTAGGAGTTATTGGTTATGTGTCTGCTTTAG GATTGTCATGGCTATTGGTGCCTTCGATTGTGCGATTACAAAACAAAAAATTTCGACCAAATTCTTGGCGAGTCCTTATAGGATTAGGAGGTATACCAAATTTGATCATGGCATGTGCGACTAGTTTATTACCGGCAAGTCCTAGATACTTGCTTTATCGGCGTCGGTACGAAGAAGCGCTAACTGTATTACGGCAGATCTATGCAATTAATAATTCGAAGCATGCCGATACTTATACA TTACGTACTTTAGACAATTGTGTTCGACCAGACGAGGAAGATGAAGAAGATACAGGAAATGTGAGTAAAATAGTACGGAAATTCTGTATAAAAACACGCAAACGAATCCGCAAGATATGCAGCACACCATTTAAATGTACCACGATATTAGGACTTTGTATCAACCTTTTACAATTTCCAGG AATCATTTGGGTTGCTCTTTGGAATACGCAATTGTTTCAAGAAACAGAAAACTTTAACAAATCGGCAAAGAAGAATTCTACATGCGTTGTCGATATAGAGAACTTGGCATTAGGATTTTTGCACAATTGTCAAGAAATAGACACGGATCGTTTTAGAATTCTTTTCTATTTATCTTTGAGCTACATATTAGGAGAAATTTTGTTGCTAATTGGCATCGATGTTATTggtagaaaaatatttctag tactTTCAGGATTAGTGGGAACAGCCGCGTGTCTTGGTTTATTATTTACAGTTCATAATATAGTACAAATCGTTCTTTCACTGATCATACTAGCAGTTTACGCGATTGGTCGTACGACAGCTTCGATACTTTTACTGGAAAATTATTTTACCGGCGTAAG GGGTACGATTATCGGTTTATCCAGAATATTTCCCTACTTGGTTGGTAGTTTTACTAAACTCTTTCTAAATATACAATGTATTACTAGTATCTACATTATGTCAGGAATTTTGTTGA GTGCTGCTGTTGCAGGGTCACGAATGCCTGACCTAACCCGATTACCGATGCAAGAATAG